The following is a genomic window from Phaseolus vulgaris cultivar G19833 chromosome 6, P. vulgaris v2.0, whole genome shotgun sequence.
TTTTACTGGTAGTGACGTTGCTTTTGATACATGTTTGAGTACTTTCACTTTCTGGTGTTTAACGTCAGAGATCTTATCAGCTATAAATTGCGGTGGATATTTCAATGTTGTTAATATATTGATTGTGTAGGTGGAAAAATGTTTGAGTTGTTTGTTTTGGTTACTTGGTTTATGTGTTTTTTGTGACCAATCAGTCTGATTTCACAGGTATGGCTTTTAGCTCTGGTTGTTCTACCTGCAAGGTCTCACATAGTTATGCGATTTGGATTAGTGATATACCTGACTTTGCTTTCAATGTGGGTTCTACCGAGAAATGCTTGGAAGGTAAATAATTGTTAATCTTTGATTTATCTAACACAGGAAGTGGGATCATATTCATATATAGATGGATTGTTCACATTGCTTAATTATAGTAGGTTCTTGATCATTAATTAGGGGGCTGTTGCGATTAATCATTCAATGGTGTTTGATTTGTCACTTAAAGCTTTGCATTGTGTTTCATTTGATgttgactattttttttaatcatcatGTTAATTGCTTTTTCCTCTCCCTCTATTCAAAATTAAGCTCATCGCATTCTCATTCCTAATGCTTATCTATGATTTGAGCTAGCTCGCACCATATCATAAATAAGTTGGATTTCCTTTATGTTGTGTCAAATCTTTTTGGTTGTTGGCTATTTATTCAGTTGTTGTTTTTTCTTGAATGATATGTTGATTGGAGAAATTTCCTGATAATTTCATTTGTAGGATCAACTTGGAAGAGTTTATTTGCTATCAGGATTATTATTCATAACATTGGGGCTGGGTTCAGATGGTGTACCTGCACTTGTTCAGTTGAGAACACCACCACCTGCAATGATGGGGCTTCCTAATCTTCCTGTATCTTTAACAGGTTATGCATATACAATTACAAAGTTAGGTCCATTAACCTTTACCCGAAAAGGCCTATCTGTAGCAAGCACTGTTGCATGTTTGACTTTTACTGTAAGTTGCTCTCTGTATATCTGctatttcttttcatttactGATGTCTTTGGACATTTAATAGAACTATTACCATATCTTGTAAGCTTCCTAAAACAACAGAAATTTTATGATTCTTTCTGAGAATTTGTTCTGCATTTCTTTGGTAGGTATTTCAAAGTGCAAGTCTCTGCCTCACAACTACAACCCCCGAACAACTAGCGTTTGCATTGCGATGGTTTCTGCTCCCTCTGAAATACATAGGTGTTTCTGTGTCAGAAATTGTGCTTACACTTTTACTGTCATTGAGGTTTATCAGTCTCGTTTTTGATGAGGTAGGAGATTAGGGGATTTTACATACAACCTATGAATTTGATAAATATAGTTTTCATCTGAATTTGATAAATATACAGCTTGTTTTAATTGTTTCAAAGTTATATGCTTCCATGATTACTAAAACGACCATGCATAGGCACATGAGGTGTGGTGGTTGTTCCGATAGATATTGCTGGTTACTGATGAAgtcttttttgttgttgttttaacTAGTGTTGATGATTGTTAACTAGCGTGTGTGATTTGGTTTAAATCAGTGTAATAAACACTGCATCTTGTTGCAAGAAATTAGGGTTTTGGATGTTGCATTTGTTTATGAATAACGAATTAGAAAACTGTTAGGTAGCTGTTAGTTTTCAATCTGTTATATTAGTTAGGTGGGGCTGAGATAATTAGAGAAATAAGACAGTAGATGTGAAAGAAAGGGGTATCTTGTCAATTCAGAAGAGTTAGAGCCTTTGGGTATTGGGAGGTGCCATAAAAAACACGGAGAGATCAAACTTAAGGATATACTATGGGAAAGTAAACAGTGTGGTAAAAGATATCTTCCTGATTTATACAATTTTGGAGTACATCCAAACAGGAAGGAGACAATGTcttgtttaataaaattttcagtCGTTACTCATGATTGTATTAGATTTAGCAAAGATAATATTAGCAGTTTAAGATAATATAGTGGGAAGGTAGGCCTAGATATTAGCCAAGTACAACACACAAGTAGATAATAGTAGTAAATATGTGAATCAATAAAAATCCTTtaacaagtggaagtaaaattaGGCATTTCCTCAACAACTTCAATCGACAGTTATAATCCAATTCAACTGTTAAGCTTAATCCattcattttcctttttctgtACTCATTAAAATCCATAATATCATACTGTTTTGTTGCAGGTCCGGAACATTGCTTTGGGGATTGTATCCCGTAGGATAAATTGGAAGCAGCTGACTGTTATGGAGACCATTGATAGTAAGTTAATACTGCAAAAATTATGGAATATACATTGGTTGAGCATCACATTTTACACCCTAGTGGAATATACATTCCAAACAGGAGTATAAGTACTGTTTGATGTGTAGTCTAGGCTTTAGAAGTTGATACAACGAAGTGCTTATCCTAACACATTTGTTCGGAGTATATCGATTATAAGGTTGATTATTAGACTGGTAATCGCCATCTTTAGCTATGCTATTCATGAACTACACTTACATTTCTTCCAATAACACTTACATTTTCATGTTATGTGGCATGGACCTTATACTCATATTGTTATCTATTACATTTGTTCCAACAGTTTGTTATAATAAAGTGACAGTATTGACTGATACATGAATTGCCATAGTTACCTTATATCACATCTGTCTGATCCTGAACACTATAACGAATGCCAGTATAATAATCACATTTAACTTTCTTCATCTGTAATGCTAACAGGTATGTGTACCTCCTTCTAAATGACAAAGAATGAAAAGAagttaggattttttttttgcatgcaGTATAATTAGGATATTATATTATGCGGTAGATAGTTAGTACTGGAAACTTAGTTCTGCAATGGACTAACTATTCTTAATTAGTGTAATGTTTAATGGGTTTACATTAGACTTAAAGCTTTTACTTGAAGATATTTCTTCATTGtcattgatttttttgtttCCCTTATATGACTTtgcagttttttttaattacttccGGCGCatcttcaaaaatattttcaaccATGCAGAGCAAATTTCTCAGGTTATCTTAAATTTACATAGTCTTCTGCTTTGTCTAGGTTTCTTTTAAATTCTTCAACTTTATCATATTTGCAACTCATGCTTGATCTGTTAAATAATCAGATGATTTTGTTCCAAATTTGTAAACCATTTTGAAGGTTTTTCAGATTCAAGCTTACTGTTACTTTCAGTTCCCATATATGAAAAGAGAAACAGTTAGAAATGTGTTCTTTCGTTTATTTGATAGTTTGAACTATATGTTGATTTCATGAACAATGCTGAGTTCagaaaatatttacttttattaaattagTCTAGCATGTTACCGTACTCAATTTCCCTGGACATCTTATAAGCTGACTTGTTCACATTAATCGGTTGTTATGGTTGTATTCATCATAAACAAATCGAAGGTTCTGTTCTGATAGTTTAACATAAAATTCCGCAGGCTATGATAGTGAGAGGTTTTAAAGGGGACAGTAGCAGtcataaaatttactttttgtCAGAATCATCTTTTGGGATTGCAGATGCTATATGCTTGCTGTTCTTGACAGTTATCATAGGAGTGGCTCTCATGTCTGAGTACTACCTTGTCTAACAATATATGCCACTCCATCGGTAAGAGCATTCTGTAATGATGTTACGTGTTTTCATCATTCAGTTAATTTGTCATCtttctgtttgatgtgaaaatTTAGTGTTAGGTGTGTATGTTCAAGGGCAAGGGGATTTCATAAGATTGGAAAAAGGGACCTTACGACACACTGGAAAAGATGGAAAGATGAACTGAGGAAAGTGTGGATGGTTTTGTTATGTTTTATAAGATTTTGATGGATCACATTCTTCCTTACCAGTTTGTTTCAATTCAAAGCTTTTTGTAAAGGTTCAAGCAGTATTTTCTCATGCATGACTCATAATATCAATGggctaaattattttataagcaTTTCTAGAAGAAATTAAAAAGGAAATATGAAATAATCTTTCTACAAGTTAAAAAAcatcttttataaaattttctataAGGGAACTGTCACAAATTAATGTATACATTAAACTCAATTTAATTAAAGTCGAAATTTATCTCGATAGACCGCGAAAATATAAACTCTAGGTCAGTTGACAGTTTAAAATGGAAAAAGTGATTTACTTAGGGAGTCCAGTGCATTAATCTGATGttatttcattttctattttcatacTTTTTTTCTCTTACTCTCAGTATAGATATGATTAATGTCTCATTGCCATAATATATTCAGAActtattataaattatgaaattgaGAATATTTTTTGGGAATGTGTTATTCCAAAAAGgaattttagattttataatttagaaatgtatcaaaatatatattctagAGTGTAGTTTTGAATTGGgtataaaatatattctaaaatataattttaaaattgagtaTAAGATATTATGAAAATGATaagttgattattttttatattatcatgGTAAGAGAAGAAATTATGGAATTGTCTGAATTGTCATATAGAGAAAAAAATCCAACTATTCAATTCAATTTAAGTTTAAGACACGTATATCTAAGGGGAGCATACTCTTGTATTGCGAGACAATGTGAAATAATCCTAAACCttatataaatttgaaataattccAAACCTTATATAAATTTgaaagttgaaaataaatttaagaacaTATAAcagtatctttttttttcttataattaccCTTTATTGTATAGTATTTAATGCAACATGTTTATTCCATAATTACAAAACTATAATAGAAATACACTTATTAAAGTTGATCACCATCAACTTTGGTTTTATCTGTCTGACTTTTTATGGATTTGGCATTGTCGTTTTGAGCTTTTTATGGATTTGGCATTGTCGTTTTGAGCTTACAGTTTCTCAAGTGGATGGCACTAAAACATTGTTACGATATTCAGACAAAGCCTGCAACGGAAAAACAGTTCTATAGAATGGGTAATGAAGCAAGCAACTTCTCTTGTACACTCCCAATGCTTCCTGCAACATTTAAGTCACACACAAACATTAAACAATTTTGCACGCAATGATATAAGTTCGTACCTAACTAAGAGCCATAATTCAAAACGATAGAGATTTGAGAGGTACTTGTTGGGGCCAATCACCATCTTCTAATTGAGAATTAATGAGTAACTTTGCAGCACGGTGAAGAGGAGTTGGATCTCTCTCAGCCTACATGCAAATTTAGAAAAGGAGTAAGAAAAAACTTACTTTGGATACAATAATAAACCACAAATGTTGAAATCCAAGATACCACAGATGTTGAAATCACACAGGTGCAGATGAGGAGAATACCTGACCACCAAGAATCAAAGCTAGTAGAGCCCAAGCTGTTTGACCAACATTTGATCGATTCCCTTCAAGATGCACGTAGGTCTTCATTGCACATATGCATTAAGTAATATTTATAAGTAATGACATTTAAGTTAATGGAAACTGTAATCACAAACAGTCATTTAATTACAAACCTTCATTGGACATGAAAGATAACTTTCTCCCCAACCACCATCCTCATTTTGTATTGAGAGTAGAAACTTCACAGCTTTACGAATGGCAACACAATTACTGTAAGACTTTCCAGCAGCAGCTAAACCTCCAACTGCAAACCAGGAACCGTAAGTGAAGCAAACTCCCCAGTTCCCATGCCAATTTCCGTTTGGTAATTGTTCATCTTCAATGAATTGTGCCGCTTTCACAATGAAATTATCTATCTCTTCCCTTCTATGATTTGGATATAGTTTTTTGAACAACACTAAAGCCTGAATTGTTGATCCAGTACACTCAAGATATTCGTGCTCAATTACTATGTCAGCCAGAAATTCCGCGGGATTCAGATGCTacaaattaataagaaaaagaCACATCTACATTAGCTAACAAATTTATACATAATGTAAAAACCATTAATTCAAACTTACTTCCAACCACTTTTGAGCTATTGCTGGCTCCCACACACTTACACCTCCATTTTTACTCTCCAGTAATCAAACTTCTagtttagtaaaaaaatatcatatatcaCAAATTTAAATGTAAGAAACATTGatataggaaaataaaaattacagaAAAAGATGTACATAATCTAATCAGTTAAAATTTAAGTGGAAAGAACCTTACGttgcaattaattttttttaattaattatttaagagCTTGCCGAACTAAAATTTTAGAagtaaaaagttaaatttaatgtaatttGTTTAAACTATAACAAAAGTCTTAATATAAAAAGAAGCGACTGAGTAAATTTAACATTTATATGATAAAACTTGAAAAAgaagtaaaacaaaaataaaataacttattttatagCAATATGAAAAACAGAAACGATTTTCCTTTGATAAATAGtatattatgttttaaattaagTAGAGATAAATTACTCGTATGCTTTATGCAACCTTTTTTTCAATTTccattttcataaaaataaaaagaatagacTATCGTTTACTAAATTAatcacataaaattaaaaagtgtaCCATTTTTTATAACACTCACCTGAAGTGACAATAAAAAATTGACCGAATCATATAACCTTTCAGGTTCTAATTTTTCTCCCACAATCTCTTCTGGTAACATGGATAAAAGTAAACAACACTGAAACATGAATGATTAGTTAGTTAGAACTATGAAACATATGTATGTTGATATCCATAAGttatttaacaaattaaaatgttttctaATCTAATCAGTTACATACCTTCATACATTCTGCAGTGCCATCAGAAAGTTGTAATGCATGGTCTCTATCAGCAAAGGTCCAAGACCCTTTAGAAATTTGATGAAACATACTCTTAAAATCTCCTAAACGATTTTCTACTAcctataatatgaaaatatcaATTCATTATTGCCTACTAAAACTAATGAATATTTAGTGCTGAATATATTGAAGATTAATTAAAAATGGTGTttcttaattgtaattttatcaTATACTCACTTGAGATTTCTTGATAAAATCATGTGCTTTTGCAAGTGTGGGACCAAGATCATCGATTAGATTAGTAGCAAGAAGAGCTTGAACAATAAAACCAACATCCCATGATTGCGTACTAAGTCCCTATATATAGACAATTGCATTAATTAAGTTATCATCTTTAATTACTATCCTA
Proteins encoded in this region:
- the LOC137832299 gene encoding protein ABCI12, chloroplastic, coding for MNCNHATFISVSLAPPSSVLFPKRLSANLTPKQTLLVRKVRLRVRASASKGDGNAQAANWSQWVPVGSFAADKVFRLIAGATASPIGQFVAYPTTFLHSVDPRVKLVWLLALVVLPARSHIVMRFGLVIYLTLLSMWVLPRNAWKDQLGRVYLLSGLLFITLGLGSDGVPALVQLRTPPPAMMGLPNLPVSLTGYAYTITKLGPLTFTRKGLSVASTVACLTFTVFQSASLCLTTTTPEQLAFALRWFLLPLKYIGVSVSEIVLTLLLSLRFISLVFDEVRNIALGIVSRRINWKQLTVMETIDIFFNYFRRIFKNIFNHAEQISQAMIVRGFKGDSSSHKIYFLSESSFGIADAICLLFLTVIIGVALMSEYYLV